From Streptomonospora salina, the proteins below share one genomic window:
- the casA gene encoding type I-E CRISPR-associated protein Cse1/CasA: MPSFDLTTDPWIPVRHTHGGPAAPVGLKTLLHRAHEYTDVELALPPASAGLWRILALIAARLTGLDTWTDWSDWAQARTEILREGRFDPGEIEAYFHRHHDRFDLFGRRPWLQDPRLSGPEAQCPKTSGVNKLCWGRPAGNTQVWLRHTTDLRPIPVPAAEAAHHLIATLYYGPSGRCTSRTAGDVSAADTAAGPLRGALSFHPLGRTLFESLLLNLPFVEDDEDTPAPWEREELRDPTLPPPVAGLAGRLVNQFRHAVLLEPSPDATQVVDATVTWGARLSPEIRQKWAAPEDPYQVHIHRDDGTIASMKADATRAVWRDLAAILNDGQHRGRLTRMPRLHHDLRYRLPSDISDAMRARAFGFDQDGQTRDKQWFTATTPPVLRWLHESADDAQQAGRTLRAIRQATDAAEDAGWRLERQLTRAWKDSGLGGDVKREDSAPWTLLGTGRYWSRAHDRFWQLVGGDDPQEPGNAFIDLALHAYAEATDGYRHRPRVAKAVARNRGALFKNRIDTPDEGEEGAA; the protein is encoded by the coding sequence CTTCGACCTGACCACCGACCCGTGGATCCCCGTGCGCCACACACACGGCGGACCGGCCGCGCCCGTAGGGTTGAAAACCCTGCTCCACCGGGCACACGAATACACCGACGTGGAACTCGCCCTGCCCCCGGCCTCGGCCGGGCTGTGGCGCATCCTCGCCCTGATCGCCGCACGCCTGACCGGCCTGGACACCTGGACCGACTGGTCCGACTGGGCCCAGGCCCGCACGGAGATTCTGCGTGAGGGCCGGTTCGACCCCGGCGAGATCGAGGCCTACTTCCACCGCCACCACGACCGGTTCGACCTCTTCGGCCGGCGCCCCTGGCTGCAGGATCCCCGGTTGAGCGGTCCCGAAGCCCAGTGCCCCAAAACCTCAGGCGTGAACAAACTGTGCTGGGGACGCCCCGCCGGCAACACCCAGGTATGGCTGCGCCACACCACCGACCTGCGGCCGATCCCCGTACCGGCGGCAGAAGCCGCCCACCACCTCATCGCCACCCTCTACTACGGCCCCTCCGGCCGCTGCACCTCCCGCACCGCCGGTGACGTCAGCGCCGCCGACACCGCGGCCGGGCCGCTGCGGGGCGCCCTCTCGTTCCACCCCCTCGGCCGCACCCTGTTCGAGAGCCTCCTGCTGAACCTCCCCTTCGTCGAAGACGACGAGGACACCCCGGCTCCCTGGGAACGCGAAGAACTGCGCGACCCCACCCTGCCGCCCCCCGTAGCCGGACTCGCGGGCCGCCTGGTCAACCAGTTCCGCCACGCCGTCCTACTCGAACCGTCGCCGGACGCCACCCAGGTCGTCGACGCCACGGTCACCTGGGGCGCCCGCCTCTCCCCGGAGATCCGCCAGAAGTGGGCGGCGCCCGAGGATCCCTACCAGGTCCACATACACCGGGACGACGGCACTATCGCATCGATGAAGGCCGACGCCACCCGGGCGGTGTGGCGCGACCTCGCCGCCATCCTCAACGACGGCCAGCACCGCGGGCGCCTGACCCGCATGCCCCGGCTGCACCACGACCTGCGCTACCGCCTGCCCTCCGACATCAGCGACGCGATGCGCGCCCGCGCCTTCGGATTCGACCAGGATGGCCAGACCCGCGACAAGCAGTGGTTCACCGCCACCACCCCACCCGTCCTGCGATGGCTGCACGAAAGCGCCGACGACGCTCAGCAGGCCGGACGCACCCTGCGCGCCATCCGGCAGGCCACCGACGCCGCCGAGGACGCCGGCTGGCGCCTGGAGCGCCAGCTCACCCGCGCGTGGAAGGACAGCGGCCTGGGCGGCGACGTCAAACGCGAAGACAGCGCCCCCTGGACGCTGCTGGGAACGGGCCGCTACTGGTCTCGCGCCCACGACCGGTTCTGGCAACTCGTCGGCGGCGACGATCCCCAGGAACCCGGCAACGCCTTCATCGACCTCGCGCTGCACGCCTACGCCGAGGCCACCGACGGCTACCGGCACCGCCCCCGCGTGGCCAAAGCCGTCGCGCGCAACCGCGGCGCTCTGTTCAAAAACCGGATCGACACCCCCGATGAGGGCGAAGAAGGAGCGGCATGA
- the casB gene encoding type I-E CRISPR-associated protein Cse2/CasB, whose translation MTPAQQDLRERAGKLVAHVRDSVEHRPGERSALRRALGRHPDDTEIRPAARRVISPHLHDLHGPQREAVERAFYAVAALIAAQPRRARDEDIEPTPPGDDDHPPQPEAPATADDSGEADHAPGPQPSTGAVALDLGSALGNSSVEAAKARSPQSSGDRDEQQEAPQEKRLHLLCRQDLDGLHRHLPRIVRFLRSERVAVDWTRLACDLATWREGGTNGRNRVAKQWLDGYYRVLSIEETRKRRTKQADDTPTGDDA comes from the coding sequence ATGACCCCGGCCCAGCAGGACCTGCGCGAGCGCGCAGGCAAACTCGTCGCCCACGTCCGCGACAGTGTGGAACACCGCCCGGGGGAACGCTCCGCGCTGCGCCGCGCCCTGGGACGCCACCCCGACGACACCGAGATCCGCCCCGCGGCCCGCCGCGTCATCTCCCCCCACCTGCACGACCTCCACGGGCCGCAGCGTGAGGCCGTCGAACGCGCCTTCTACGCCGTCGCCGCCCTCATCGCCGCCCAACCGCGCCGCGCCCGCGACGAGGACATCGAACCCACCCCTCCGGGCGACGATGACCATCCCCCACAGCCGGAGGCCCCCGCTACCGCAGACGACTCCGGCGAAGCCGATCACGCTCCGGGGCCCCAACCGTCGACGGGCGCGGTAGCCCTGGACCTCGGCAGCGCCCTGGGCAACTCCTCCGTCGAGGCGGCCAAGGCCCGTTCCCCCCAATCCTCCGGCGACCGCGACGAGCAACAGGAGGCACCTCAGGAGAAGCGCCTGCATCTGCTGTGCCGCCAAGACCTCGACGGTCTGCACCGCCACCTGCCGCGGATCGTGCGCTTCCTGCGCTCCGAGCGCGTCGCCGTCGACTGGACCAGGCTGGCCTGCGACCTCGCGACCTGGCGCGAAGGCGGCACCAACGGACGCAACCGTGTCGCCAAGCAGTGGCTGGACGGTTATTACCGCGTCCTGTCGATCGAAGAGACCCGCAAACGCCGCACCAAGCAGGCCGACGATACGCCCACCGGCGACGACGCCTAA
- the cas7e gene encoding type I-E CRISPR-associated protein Cas7/Cse4/CasC: MPNPAYIDIHALQTLPYSNLNRDDLGSPKTLVLGGAERTRVSSQSWKREVRRRVENRLGDPAVRTRRLVSAVTERLRTSGWSEENALEAGKQVVRSAGKDISLGTAKKNHKGETLPPDTSVLLYLPSDAIAQLAELAAEHAEDIAAQAGKKQPKAVLPTDRVVAVLNSRNASVRLFGRMLAELPETELDGAVQFAHAFTVHPTNIDVDFFTAVDDLLKDGDRGSGHMNEGMFSAGTFYRYANLNLTQLVNNSGGDTREAARLAAEFLRAFVDTVPSGKQTATAAVTVPDLVHVAVRSDRPVSYATAFEEPVAGTHGHLATARDRLEAYAGELASVWWPDSILYQGHAGLGLDKDLPSLGANTGSYAALIEQAMQQAAPASADEAAQ, translated from the coding sequence ATGCCCAATCCCGCCTACATCGACATCCACGCCCTGCAGACACTGCCCTACTCCAACCTCAACCGCGACGACCTCGGCTCACCGAAAACCCTGGTCCTCGGCGGCGCCGAACGCACCCGGGTATCGAGCCAGAGCTGGAAGCGCGAAGTGCGCCGCCGCGTCGAGAACCGGCTCGGCGACCCGGCGGTGCGCACCCGCCGCCTGGTCTCGGCGGTGACCGAGCGCCTCCGAACATCCGGCTGGAGCGAGGAGAACGCGCTGGAGGCGGGCAAACAGGTCGTACGCTCGGCCGGCAAGGACATCAGCCTCGGTACCGCCAAGAAGAACCACAAGGGCGAGACCCTGCCGCCCGACACCTCCGTCCTGCTGTACCTGCCCAGCGACGCCATCGCCCAGCTGGCCGAGCTCGCAGCCGAACACGCCGAGGACATCGCCGCCCAAGCCGGAAAGAAGCAGCCCAAGGCCGTGCTGCCGACCGACCGGGTCGTGGCCGTCCTCAACTCCCGCAACGCCTCCGTGCGCCTGTTCGGCCGGATGCTGGCCGAGCTGCCCGAAACCGAACTCGACGGTGCCGTGCAGTTCGCCCACGCCTTCACCGTCCACCCCACCAACATCGACGTCGACTTCTTCACCGCCGTCGACGACCTCCTCAAAGACGGCGACCGCGGCAGCGGCCACATGAACGAAGGCATGTTCTCGGCCGGAACCTTCTACCGCTACGCCAACCTCAACCTCACCCAGCTCGTGAACAACTCCGGAGGCGACACCCGCGAAGCCGCCCGCCTCGCCGCCGAATTCCTGCGGGCCTTCGTGGACACCGTCCCCTCGGGCAAGCAGACCGCCACCGCCGCGGTCACCGTCCCCGACCTGGTCCACGTCGCGGTACGCAGCGACCGGCCCGTCTCCTACGCCACGGCGTTCGAAGAACCCGTCGCCGGCACCCACGGACACCTGGCCACCGCCCGCGACCGCCTCGAGGCCTACGCCGGCGAGCTCGCCTCCGTGTGGTGGCCCGACTCCATCCTCTACCAGGGCCACGCCGGCCTCGGCCTCGACAAGGACCTCCCCTCCCTCGGCGCCAACACCGGGTCGTATGCGGCCCTGATCGAGCAGGCCATGCAGCAGGCCGCCCCCGCCAGTGCCGACGAGGCCGCGCAGTGA
- the cas5e gene encoding type I-E CRISPR-associated protein Cas5/CasD: MSGLVLRLAGPMQSWGEHSAFGHRDTQPHPTRSGLIGLLAAARGIPRGGDLGDYDTVSFTVRIDRPGDRHVDYHTVGGGLPPKRTVPTAEGKRRGKNQTTVQTWRSYLAGAVFTVAVTGPDTVIDTTAAALQRPHWQPYLGRRAFVPDQPMLLRHGLTDAVAELKHRVPLPPARRERDEIDFVHEADAVQDPGAGTERTRAVLNDVPVPAGPAGGVERSFTFREVLITPEPVPDNLLNRRAGIYREQLMGYMKGETR; encoded by the coding sequence GTGAGCGGACTGGTACTCCGGCTCGCCGGACCCATGCAGAGCTGGGGCGAGCACAGCGCATTCGGCCACCGCGACACCCAACCCCACCCCACCCGATCCGGACTGATCGGGCTGCTGGCCGCCGCCCGCGGCATACCGCGGGGCGGCGACCTCGGCGACTACGACACCGTTTCCTTCACAGTGCGCATCGACCGGCCCGGCGACCGCCACGTCGACTACCACACCGTCGGCGGCGGACTACCCCCCAAACGCACGGTGCCCACCGCCGAAGGCAAACGCCGCGGCAAGAACCAGACCACGGTCCAGACCTGGCGCTCCTACCTGGCCGGGGCGGTGTTCACCGTCGCCGTCACCGGCCCCGACACGGTCATCGACACCACCGCAGCAGCGCTGCAGCGACCGCACTGGCAGCCCTACCTGGGACGCCGCGCCTTCGTTCCCGATCAGCCGATGCTGTTGCGCCACGGCCTGACCGACGCCGTGGCCGAACTCAAACATCGGGTTCCGCTGCCGCCCGCACGGCGAGAACGCGACGAGATCGACTTCGTTCACGAGGCCGACGCCGTCCAGGACCCCGGAGCGGGAACCGAACGCACCCGCGCGGTACTCAACGACGTCCCCGTGCCCGCCGGCCCGGCCGGCGGCGTCGAACGGTCCTTCACCTTCCGCGAGGTCCTCATCACCCCCGAGCCCGTGCCCGACAACCTGCTCAACCGCCGGGCCGGCATCTACCGGGAGCAACTCATGGGCTACATGAAAGGAGAAACCCGGTGA
- the cas6e gene encoding type I-E CRISPR-associated protein Cas6/Cse3/CasE codes for MTLLLHRIRLDTANRGVARASAGDHHRMLTKALGPLPSSSGQGARQAAGLLFRDETTRAGRCLIVQSQTPLDHSALGPGYTLDASRDISAVLEVLDQEPTLRYRIVAAPVKRLGKTKQQRELRTEDGERLSSKEHTTALRGAAAEEWWQRKAEDHGLGLRSVNAGEAEDTADPRRGIRLPAVCFDGLATVTDPQAARRALTEGIGRGKAFGLGLLSLAPGE; via the coding sequence GTGACGCTGCTGCTGCACCGCATCCGGTTGGACACCGCGAACCGGGGCGTCGCCCGCGCCAGCGCCGGCGACCACCACCGCATGCTCACCAAAGCGCTGGGGCCGCTCCCCTCATCCTCCGGGCAGGGCGCCCGGCAGGCCGCCGGGCTGCTGTTCCGCGACGAAACCACCCGGGCCGGACGGTGCCTGATCGTCCAGAGCCAGACGCCGCTGGACCATTCCGCACTGGGCCCCGGATACACCCTGGATGCCAGCCGCGACATCAGCGCCGTCCTGGAAGTACTGGACCAGGAACCCACCCTGCGCTACCGCATCGTCGCCGCTCCGGTGAAACGCCTCGGCAAGACCAAGCAGCAACGGGAGTTGAGGACCGAGGACGGAGAACGACTGTCGTCCAAGGAGCACACCACCGCGCTGCGCGGCGCCGCCGCCGAGGAATGGTGGCAGCGCAAAGCCGAAGACCACGGGCTCGGGCTGCGCAGCGTCAACGCCGGCGAGGCCGAGGACACCGCCGATCCGCGGCGCGGGATTCGCCTGCCGGCCGTATGCTTCGACGGCCTGGCCACCGTCACCGACCCTCAGGCTGCACGCCGAGCGCTGACCGAGGGAATCGGACGGGGCAAAGCCTTCGGCCTGGGTCTGCTCAGCCTGGCGCCGGGGGAGTGA
- the cas1e gene encoding type I-E CRISPR-associated endonuclease Cas1e, which translates to MSADNPRTALARPTLAMLPRVSDNLSFLYADIVRIVQTDTGVCAETETDSGHIQRVYLPTASLGCLLLGPGTSITQPALATFLRHGTTVVTSGSGGILHYGAWQPSEKSTFWLQHQVAAYADEARRLEVARAMYEMRFEETPPAGVPVGQLRRLEGNRMQKLYRNLSTKYKLQPFRRNYDPGAWDRQNPINKAYGAANAALYGVVHTVIAHLGCSPALGFVHHGKQHSFVYDVADLYKAETTVPLAFSLHASDFPERDARYRLRTHYRLYRLIPRMVRDIQYLLAPEDAEEEDEAEGQWRVVELWDPDGGGSVGGGVNYGGGDAARAVPASELDVPEGGH; encoded by the coding sequence GTGAGCGCAGACAACCCCCGCACGGCCCTGGCCCGGCCGACGCTGGCCATGCTGCCCCGCGTCTCGGACAACCTGTCCTTCCTCTACGCCGACATCGTCCGCATCGTCCAAACCGACACCGGCGTGTGCGCCGAGACCGAAACAGACTCCGGCCATATCCAGCGGGTCTACCTCCCCACAGCCTCGCTGGGGTGCCTGCTGCTGGGGCCGGGCACCTCCATCACCCAGCCGGCGCTGGCCACCTTCCTGCGCCACGGCACCACCGTGGTCACCTCCGGTTCCGGCGGCATCCTGCACTACGGGGCCTGGCAGCCCAGCGAGAAGTCCACCTTCTGGCTGCAACACCAGGTGGCCGCCTACGCCGATGAGGCGCGCCGCCTGGAGGTCGCCCGGGCGATGTATGAGATGCGGTTCGAGGAGACGCCCCCGGCCGGAGTGCCGGTGGGCCAGCTGAGACGTCTCGAAGGCAACCGGATGCAGAAGCTCTACCGGAACCTGAGCACCAAATACAAGCTGCAGCCGTTCCGGCGCAACTACGACCCGGGCGCCTGGGACCGGCAGAATCCGATCAACAAGGCCTACGGTGCGGCCAATGCCGCGCTGTACGGGGTCGTGCACACGGTCATCGCCCACCTGGGATGCTCGCCCGCGCTCGGGTTCGTCCACCACGGCAAGCAGCATTCCTTCGTCTATGACGTGGCGGATCTGTACAAGGCGGAGACGACCGTGCCGCTGGCGTTCTCCCTGCACGCGTCTGACTTCCCCGAAAGAGACGCCCGATACCGGCTGCGTACCCACTACCGGCTGTACCGGTTGATTCCGCGGATGGTGCGCGACATCCAGTACCTCCTCGCACCCGAGGACGCTGAGGAGGAGGACGAGGCCGAAGGGCAGTGGCGCGTTGTGGAACTGTGGGATCCCGACGGGGGCGGCAGCGTGGGTGGCGGGGTCAACTACGGGGGCGGGGACGCGGCCCGAGCGGTGCCGGCGTCCGAGCTGGACGTGCCCGAGGGAGGCCACTGA
- the cas2e gene encoding type I-E CRISPR-associated endoribonuclease Cas2e — MVVITTTAVPAHVRGALSRWMVEPSTGVYVGTMSARVRDELWAAVSASVGDGAAVCLCPADNEQGFDVRTAGERRREVVDWEGMMLVQMNPLASAEVEMERQVPEGW; from the coding sequence ATGGTCGTCATCACCACGACTGCGGTGCCCGCCCATGTTCGTGGCGCGTTGTCGCGGTGGATGGTGGAGCCTTCCACCGGTGTGTATGTGGGAACGATGAGTGCGCGCGTCCGCGACGAACTGTGGGCTGCGGTCAGCGCGTCGGTGGGGGACGGGGCGGCTGTGTGCCTGTGTCCCGCCGACAACGAGCAGGGGTTCGATGTGCGCACGGCTGGTGAGCGTCGGCGGGAGGTCGTGGATTGGGAGGGGATGATGCTGGTGCAGATGAATCCTCTCGCGTCGGCTGAAGTCGAGATGGAGCGGCAGGTTCCGGAGGGATGGTGA
- a CDS encoding ATP-binding protein, whose product MRGRRHRRPVFSAAPAEVPAARAWIDRTLRSTGRRDDIGLVADELLSNALTHAPPAPGDGYDAAVLVVEETPSGQRVVVWSRSSAATVPAARRTDSLEEYGRGLALVAALAEDWGWFTADGWTAVWARFEVGGDRS is encoded by the coding sequence ATGCGAGGTCGTCGCCACCGTCGTCCCGTCTTTTCGGCCGCGCCCGCGGAGGTGCCGGCAGCGCGGGCGTGGATCGATCGGACGCTCAGGTCCACCGGCCGTCGCGACGACATAGGCCTGGTGGCCGACGAACTTCTGAGTAACGCCCTCACGCATGCGCCCCCTGCGCCGGGGGACGGCTATGACGCGGCTGTTCTCGTCGTCGAGGAAACCCCGAGTGGCCAGCGGGTCGTCGTGTGGAGCCGGTCGTCGGCGGCCACGGTCCCTGCAGCCCGGCGCACCGACTCTCTTGAGGAGTACGGCCGCGGGCTGGCGCTGGTGGCCGCGCTGGCCGAGGACTGGGGATGGTTCACCGCCGACGGTTGGACGGCCGTGTGGGCACGGTTCGAGGTCGGAGGTGATCGGTCGTGA
- a CDS encoding pilin codes for MPHPHCRRRRRALARAAALTLLAAAVLAVPGAHATLADSGGGGGQGTQELIDVVQRIRQVIVALLAALATLLLTVGGLRWLLAGGDPGEVDKARRSLMGAALGYVIALLATVLLDVLEFIAGDVGGSG; via the coding sequence GTGCCCCACCCCCACTGTCGACGGCGGCGGCGCGCCCTGGCCCGCGCCGCCGCCCTCACCCTCCTCGCCGCAGCCGTACTCGCCGTTCCCGGCGCCCATGCGACCTTGGCCGACAGCGGCGGTGGCGGTGGCCAGGGAACCCAGGAGCTGATCGACGTGGTCCAGCGCATCCGCCAGGTCATCGTGGCGCTGCTGGCCGCTCTGGCGACGCTGCTGCTGACGGTGGGCGGGCTGCGGTGGCTGCTGGCCGGCGGCGACCCGGGCGAAGTCGACAAGGCCCGCCGTTCGCTCATGGGCGCCGCATTGGGCTATGTGATCGCATTGTTGGCCACGGTGCTGCTGGATGTCCTGGAGTTCATCGCGGGCGACGTGGGCGGCAGCGGGTGA
- a CDS encoding type IV secretion system protein — MPAELADCGALEVSCHVSNWFYDLVTGALEPLMGWLGARAFHTPAPGGGVVSLWEQMLQTTTVLYLLAVLAGGVAVMSHESLQQRYSAREILPRLVIGFVAAHASLWISREMIAGSNGIAAGVAAMGIDAGRAATRFQKRLDTLLVDATVFIVLMLVVVIVLLVVWCVMEAVRIAMTITLVVAAPLLLAFHALPYTQRLAALWWRSMAGVLAMPVAQSLAFSTLMRVAFQGETHVIDESSEDWLVSVSLLLTVLYIQLRVPFWIMRLVWQNNVGSSPLAAAVRTAVMALVFRRVLPSLGRGSSAAASSGSGGGSAAAAGRSGPRRGSGAAGAAGRPSGSGGPGGTRVRRLRSPSQVGSPQSHAASHRGEEDARSTAAGAPPRPALGSRRTSGTRPSGSTGGEVGPPTRPNGGTMASPDPAPTNQGRDGVQLPLFARPRRWRQGVLPTPPPTRVPGRRTTQRQGEAPAPRSGPEEPPQPGPGQQALFPAPRPAPSVRPHRPRVAEPPPAPRGARRRTTQRWGDVAPDPPEQQPAQPGRGQRALFPTPRTPPSATSAQPQSPRRSRADPSAARPRPQAPRRPNRRKDDDA, encoded by the coding sequence GTGCCCGCGGAGCTGGCCGACTGCGGCGCGCTCGAGGTGAGCTGCCATGTCTCCAACTGGTTCTACGACCTGGTGACGGGGGCGCTGGAACCGCTGATGGGCTGGCTGGGGGCACGCGCCTTCCACACGCCCGCACCCGGCGGCGGCGTCGTGTCGCTGTGGGAGCAGATGCTGCAGACCACCACCGTGCTCTACCTGCTGGCGGTGCTGGCCGGGGGCGTGGCGGTGATGAGCCACGAGAGCCTGCAGCAGCGCTACTCGGCGCGCGAGATCCTGCCGCGCCTGGTAATCGGATTCGTGGCCGCCCACGCGTCGCTGTGGATCTCCCGGGAGATGATCGCCGGGTCCAACGGCATCGCGGCCGGCGTCGCGGCCATGGGCATCGACGCGGGCCGGGCCGCCACACGGTTCCAGAAGCGCCTGGACACGCTACTGGTCGACGCGACCGTGTTCATCGTCTTGATGCTCGTGGTCGTGATCGTGCTGCTGGTGGTGTGGTGCGTCATGGAGGCGGTGCGCATCGCCATGACGATCACGCTGGTCGTGGCCGCACCCCTGCTGTTGGCGTTTCACGCCCTGCCCTACACCCAGCGCCTGGCGGCGCTGTGGTGGCGGAGCATGGCCGGGGTGCTGGCCATGCCCGTCGCCCAGAGCCTGGCGTTCTCGACGCTGATGCGGGTGGCCTTCCAAGGCGAGACCCACGTCATCGACGAAAGCAGCGAGGACTGGCTGGTCAGCGTCTCGCTGCTGTTGACGGTGCTCTACATCCAGCTGCGGGTGCCGTTCTGGATCATGCGGCTGGTCTGGCAGAACAACGTGGGTTCCTCGCCGCTGGCGGCGGCGGTGCGCACCGCGGTGATGGCGCTGGTGTTCCGCAGGGTGCTGCCGAGTCTGGGCCGCGGTTCGAGCGCGGCGGCCTCCTCCGGCAGCGGGGGCGGGTCGGCTGCGGCGGCGGGACGTTCCGGCCCGCGGCGCGGGTCCGGTGCGGCCGGTGCCGCGGGGCGGCCCTCCGGCAGCGGCGGGCCGGGTGGGACCCGTGTCCGGCGCTTGCGCTCCCCGTCCCAGGTCGGGTCCCCGCAGTCGCACGCCGCCTCGCACCGAGGCGAGGAAGACGCCCGCTCCACGGCGGCCGGTGCTCCACCGCGCCCGGCCCTTGGAAGCCGCCGCACCTCCGGGACCCGCCCGAGCGGCAGTACCGGGGGCGAGGTCGGCCCGCCTACCCGTCCGAACGGAGGCACGATGGCGTCACCCGATCCCGCTCCGACCAATCAGGGCCGCGATGGCGTGCAGCTTCCGCTGTTCGCCCGCCCGCGGCGCTGGCGCCAAGGGGTGCTGCCCACCCCGCCGCCCACCCGGGTGCCCGGCCGCCGCACCACCCAGCGCCAGGGGGAGGCCCCAGCCCCCCGCAGCGGCCCGGAGGAACCGCCGCAGCCGGGGCCGGGCCAGCAGGCGCTGTTCCCCGCACCCCGGCCTGCCCCCAGCGTGCGGCCGCATCGGCCCCGCGTGGCCGAACCCCCGCCCGCCCCGCGCGGGGCGCGCCGCCGGACCACCCAGCGGTGGGGCGACGTTGCGCCGGATCCGCCCGAACAACAACCCGCCCAACCGGGCCGCGGCCAACGAGCCCTGTTCCCGACGCCACGCACCCCACCCTCGGCCACGTCGGCGCAACCGCAATCCCCGCGCCGCAGCCGAGCCGACCCGTCGGCGGCCCGTCCGCGCCCGCAGGCGCCCCGGCGGCCGAACCGCCGAAAGGACGATGACGCATGA
- a CDS encoding PrgI family protein: MSSDTHGRWRAQIPADIDRPDPVIAGLTPRQLLLLAPLAAAAWAGVVGLRGHLPLWAIGLILAPLVGAGVAVVAGRRDAMSLDAFAWAGLAWLRAPKRRVGAPDGLPGLPPWAPPTGREPALAPLRLPARAVADDGVIELGERRAVLVECSTLNLALAASGEQDTAIGAMAGVLHTLAEPAQILVRAVGHDLSPLTDLLQQRAPALAHPDLEQAAYDHAAWLAELQAGRTLLQRRLLLVLTTTGPTSALGERAEDVATQLQALGLRARVCDGDQAWDHLHACLHPAPTTAAPDDEEEGDRPA, encoded by the coding sequence ATGAGCAGTGACACCCACGGCCGGTGGCGGGCCCAGATCCCCGCCGACATCGACCGGCCCGACCCCGTCATCGCCGGACTCACCCCGCGCCAACTCCTGCTGCTGGCCCCGCTGGCGGCCGCCGCCTGGGCGGGCGTGGTCGGGCTGCGCGGCCATCTGCCGCTGTGGGCCATCGGCCTGATCCTGGCCCCGCTGGTGGGCGCCGGGGTGGCGGTGGTGGCCGGGCGCCGCGACGCCATGAGCCTGGACGCCTTCGCCTGGGCCGGCCTCGCCTGGCTACGGGCTCCCAAACGCCGCGTCGGCGCCCCCGACGGTCTCCCCGGCCTGCCGCCCTGGGCCCCGCCCACCGGGCGCGAACCCGCCCTGGCGCCGCTGCGGCTGCCGGCCCGGGCCGTCGCCGACGACGGCGTCATCGAGTTGGGGGAGCGCCGCGCGGTGCTGGTGGAGTGCTCCACCCTCAACCTCGCCCTGGCCGCCTCCGGGGAACAGGACACCGCGATCGGCGCGATGGCCGGCGTCCTGCACACCCTGGCCGAGCCCGCCCAGATCCTGGTGCGCGCCGTGGGCCACGACCTGTCCCCGCTCACCGACCTGCTGCAGCAGCGCGCCCCCGCCTTGGCCCACCCCGACCTGGAACAGGCGGCCTATGACCACGCGGCCTGGCTCGCCGAGCTGCAGGCCGGACGCACGCTGCTGCAGCGCCGCCTGCTGTTGGTGCTGACCACCACCGGCCCCACCAGCGCGCTGGGCGAACGCGCCGAGGACGTGGCCACCCAACTCCAGGCGCTCGGGCTGCGCGCCCGCGTCTGTGACGGCGACCAGGCCTGGGACCACCTGCACGCCTGCCTGCACCCGGCCCCCACCACCGCCGCACCCGACGACGAGGAGGAGGGAGACCGCCCGGCATGA